TCGCCTTCCCCctgttattttcttttcccCGCTGTGGCTTATTTCATGCAATAAAAATGCATAGTAACGACAAACTTCATGAATGTCAAATGACTGTATTCTACacagtcactgctgctgcttcgcCAGACGGCAACAAGCGAGGCATGCTGGGTAATGGAAGCAGATTGTCCGGTGTCCATTAAACTGCTGACACCAGGCACAAGCTGACTCTCACAGTCACACGCGTGTTAATATTTCTGACcaggggcgattttagacccttttaaatttgatctaagcacccctaaaaataagtaaattattattgtatttttttccctaaaaaatattttatacaacttaaattattttgcgagcctgtctgttagagatgggaccaACACTTATGCTAAAAGGTTCAGATGATTTTATTTGAACAGGTTTAATGTATTTTGGATAGCTCTGTCATTAGTAttgtctttccctcagggttcattaactatcttagaatcctctctgtagaaatctgatttattctgaaccattattattattattattattattattattattattattattattattattattattatacatttagaccactctactatatATTGATGTAATTcacgttatccagtgaaattagtaatttagcagggggtttgaacacttgcaggtcATTGTATGTCAACTTCTCATTaagagctgagcccccctaaaggtctgatacTAGAATCGCCCCTGTGTCTGACTTTAATTGCACACGACAGATAATGAACCGCGAGCTAAAAATCGTCCctgctgtaaaaataaaatttaaaaaataacaagtcATCGTCAGGTGATAGTAGTCACGTGAACAGGGCGGATTTAGTGATTTGGGGGGCCCCACTTAAACTCTGTCTtgcttaatttcacattttctctacTTAAATGTTGGTATTGGCAGTGGTAGAAGTACTCAAAATATCTTTCTATAAAGTGTCCTTGGATGTCCTGAAAAGTGcttttgaataaaatgtattattattattattattattattattattattattattattattattattattattattattattattattattattatttttgttattattattattcattcattttttaaatgatcattaaacTAAAACTATTAATACAGCATAGTAAAAAATAGGCTACCCCAGCCTCAGTGTTGcagagtaactagttacatgggTTACGTAATttgattacaaaataaatgcaactGCAATGCGTTACAGTTACTAATCATCTAATCACCTAATCATTTAGGGCCCTTTTAGCTGGGTGCTCCATGCAGTTGCTGAGCTTGCGTAGTGGTAAAGGTGGTTCGTCTGACACAAGAAATTTTGGCGAGATGTTGCTTGATATATTATTGTCATCATATTTAACAAGACATAAAGCACAGACTCCAcacatagttttttgtttttattttattgtaataacTGTTCTGGGCTGATCCATGGGAACCTGGTAATTTAAGAGGCATCGTGAGCCTCGAGCCAGACTACAAACATCTCTTCAGTCTTCAAGCATTACATGAATTGGGAAAGGTCAATCATACAAAAATGACAACTGATTATGCAaattataaacatgaaatatatttggCATAATGAATAAATCATCTTATGATGGCTAcattacaaaacatttacatattattttGTGTAACTCACATATATCTTATACTGGTGGACTAAAGTCTAAGAAATACTGCCCTTCACAAAACAGCCGCACTACTCACACTGAGCATCTATTCTCAAAAAAGAGTATGCAAAAAGGTGAAATTTACACCATCTTTATTTCTATTcattatctgtgtttttagtcatttgctGAAGGTGAGTAATACTGATGGTGAGTGATGGGGGTTAATCATCATTTTCCCAGGAGCTTATTTCTGAATCTGAGGTGATTTTATAAAAATAGTTCCACTTTATTAACAACATAATCCTCTGTTACAGATTTATTTGTAAGTGTAAATATTGAAAAGCCGTTCAAGAAATAAAGCAATATGAAAATCAATCCAGAACCAACACTGTATCCTTTGTGAAATATTATTTACAGATACACCTGTACAACAGTGGCTGCAccaaataatgacttagtatagCCTAAATAAATGACTACATTCTCATGTTTCCTTCAGTACAAATTCTAAATCAATACAATAGTGGGCTAGGTATGTGCATCTTCAGTCTTTTGCACCATACTGTGTTGTAAAGTGCCTTTTAAGACAAAGATCAGTCCTAGTCTCAGTGATGCTTGACTGGACTGGCTTTATCAGAGTCCTCCAGTTCTCTAGAGTTCCTCCTCATGTTCTTCATTGTCCTTGAATTTAGttcttttcaccttttttccaGAGACAGCTCACACTGTCATCGATGGATGCTATAAAACTGGAACCTCCACTgagaaaagacaacaaaataaaacacttaagaTCAGTTTTacacctccatgatgcacttaCAGGCTGATATGAGAGACATTTTTACTACACTATAACAACAGTAAGAATATAACTTTGTCCCATAGAatgatacagacacacattggGCCAATCAGTAATATAACACAATTCATCCATTCTCAATTGGATAAGGGTGTGTAACTATGAAATATTAGATTTGAGATTTGTATTTTAACTATTACTGATAGCATCCACATTAAGTCTGTTagtattctttttctttttcttttttttaactctaatATAAAGTGCCTTATCTCAAAATCAGACCTCTGGTGTCTAAGACaccacatttaaataaaaacatgtatttgagATAATACTTTTTAAGTCTTTAGTGGCCTCGgctggaaattaaaaaattatatttttgctACTGTCAACAAATACCATGAAAAGCCCAAAACCACGATTGATCCTGAATTGATCCTGTGTACATGAGGGCTGCTTTATTACAAACTGTTCTTACAAACTGACCTGTGTAGATGTGtagcagaacacagaacattaatacATCAGATTTTGAGCAATtcagtgttaatgaagttactgctgctgtgacGTGCGTAAATGCACacatttcagctgctgtgtgacgAACAGCCAGCTACAAGcagaacatcagtactgatgtttctgaaaacagaACATGCAATTGAGGcttttgtgctctctgcagttttcattatgaACCAATCCACTGAAAAACTAAGCAATACATTCTGATAACCAAAAGATACTGACAGTCAGAGGGCCGTTCACAAATGAAGCCAATGCGGTCAGTGCAGTAGAAATCATTCCAGTTGGCATCATGGATAAGGCCGGCACAGTCCTCACCATCTTCATGGCCATGGGTCCAGTTATCAGGCTGACCAAGCTTCCACTTCCTGAGTGTAACCACATGGATAATAAGTGTCAAAGTGTCAAGCAACACAAGAACAACATGAAATTCTGTTTGCTAACTAACTGATTAATACAATTGTAGTTAAAAGCAATTTGGCTAGTCAACTCACTTGAAAACTGGTAGGGTTCCATCCACCCACTTCCAAATATTTTCTGTCTCCCTGTCAGTGAGCCCAAGCCAGAAATAGCCGTTTCCTGCGATCGCATTTCTCACAAATTGCTGAGGGTTAAAACAGAGACAGATATTTCATAAGATCATTAGTTCAGAAATAACCAACCAACAATTtaagattttgtttgtttcattcttCAAATTAAATCGAGGTGTTTAAGCTATCATAaagtttaaaatttaatttaccTGTTCCTCATTGTCATTGATAATGAGCATGTGAGATGAAGTGTTGGTACAAAACTGGTTGGCCTCATCAAAGTTGAGTCTCTGAGCACCAGAGGAGAAGTAATAGCAGCTGCTTCCAAACTTCCTGAACTCAGGTGGGCAACCTGGAGTGAGTCATTACCAACATGAACTGTaacaattgtgtttttttttagaatacaAAAAACCCTACTGATGTTGTAATTAATTACTTAACTCACCAGGACTTTGAGTGGTAGCAACAGGAATCTGGACCTGCCGGGAAATGGAGCCTTGTGGTTCCTCTGCTGGTTTGGACGGTTGAGGTGGTTTGGGGGCCTGGGTGGGTTGAGGAGGTTTTGAAATAGGAGGTGGCGGAGGTGCAGGTAGCCCTGGTAGCCCTGGAGGACCAGGAGGGCCAATAGGTCCAACAGACCCACGAGGCCCTTCTATCCCAGTAGGTCCTTTTTGTCCACTGGGGCCCTGTGGTCCTGGAGGTCCTTGCATTCCCGACTGCCCATCCCTGCCAGGGAGCCCTGGAGCTCCAGGGTCACCTTTGTCACCAGGATTTCCAGGTCGACCTCCAGACCCTCTTGACCCCTTAGCTCCTGGAAGGCCTCGAGGCCCAGCTGCACCCTTAGGACCTGTTGCACCTGACGGTCCAGTAGCACCCTTCTCTCCTTTAGGTCCCACCAATCCCGGCATCCCTTTGTCTCCTTTATCACCCTTCTGTCCTGCCGTGCCCACTGGGCCCTGAGGACCCCTGTCACCCCTGGGGCCCCTTGGACCTGGTGGACCTGAAAGTGACAGCAGATGAATTGACTACATGTGTTCTAATGTACTATTAAAGTTTCCACactgtcacaaaaaaaacacagaatatttgTTGTACTTTGGGATTTGTTAGTTAAAGCAAGACTAAAACTTTAAAACTAacttttcatacaagaaatCATTAAATCCTCCTCTTacaaaagaaaagtttaatTCATAAGCAAATGCACCATTGCTCAATTAGGTACACTGATACAGCCTTGCTTAGTCTGGTATGACCAGTCGCTTATGATGGCTAATGTAATTAAACTTTAGCTAGACAGTGTTTTATAACTGactttatgacttttttctacTTGCTAGTGGCACACTATGTTTTAGCATTTATCCTTATCCCATAATTGTAAGTTAGAGTGACAGTGGCCTTTGTCAGCAAAAGTCTCTCTCCCTTTTGCTTAATCTCCCTGGCCCAGGAGCCAGTGGGCCAGACTAGAGAGGACGTCAGGAAACTACCAGCACCTAGTTTAGGCCTCAGCCTACTTGGCTGGCTTCTTTGCAAATCAATCTTTCGTCTCTTCCTTCCAGGCCCTCCACCAGccagatgggttagggtttttgttttgtttgcacacattacacatttcaCTCATCCACACATTGCCTTCACTACTGATTTAGCTGactaacattattttattacatttcagtcAAAATTCACAGATATGGTTATCTTGGGTCTAAATCCTTTCATCGTGTAGGGGCCCGAATTTCAACAGAAGTTTATCAGACGGTTCATGTTGATACCCAgtatttaaaaacaggaactaCTTTTTATTAAAGGAAATGGAAAGCACAGGGATGGGTAAATGCATGTGttattttagtaaaaaaatgtatttttcatttactGAGTAATACCTAAAAAACTTAAATCTGCATGCTACAACTTCTAACAATCTATAATGCAGCAGAAGCACAGCAGTCTTTGTTTTATCATGATTTGGTGCAACCACAATTGAAATAAGCTTATTGAAACTTTatgaaaaacgtgtttttgctTCTATTTATagcttcttcttttcattaaatttttttgtctttgcatATCCAGGTCCCATGTTGATTTAAATCTgtagtttgttttcttctttttttgttttgtaaatattttaagtgTGTTATGTGTATGCTGTTTATGATACaatcaaatcaattaaatcaTCTCACGATCTGAAGcatttttgacaatttttaGGATACATATTCTTACCCTGCAGGATGGTGAAGTTGGTGATGAGCTGTGAGTGCCTGCTGTCCACCAGCTTCATCTCCTCCATCACCTGAGACATGCTACCGACTTCTTTGTCCAACCTTGCTACCAGCTCGTCCTGCTGGGCACGCAGCCTTTGGCTATCTGCCTTGGCATATGTCACACTCTCATTCAACCCCGCTAACAGGTCTGTATGACGCATCACTGTCTCAGCACAGGACCGTAGGCCATTAAGATCAGCACTGATGGCACCTAGTAGCTGTGATGCAAAGCTCACATTTCCAGTTACACGGTCCATGTCATTCTCATGTCTGTCTAAGCGTGTTTCCATCTCATCGAATTTGGATGACGTGGTGTTATCGTGGTCTCTCTGGTGGTCCATGAGTTCACGCAGGTTCTGATCATGTCCTTCAGTGAGGGTTGAGGTGTTCTGGATCTGGCTGGCTAGTGTGCTGAGCTGAGCCCCCAAGTCATCCAGGGCTTCTCCGTTGGACCGAGCTAGTGCTGAGTTGTTAGCTGCCAAAACCTGAAGGTTCTGGACCTTTTCTTTTAGCCACTCTGTGTCAGCCCGGTTCTGTCTGGCTGCCTGCTGAAGACCTTGATAGTCATTCTTCAGTTTCTGCACTGTCTGGCCTGTGTCTTCAACCGTCTTCTGCAGTGTGCTGAGAATATTGCGCTGCTGGGATTGCGTGATGTTTAGTGCACTGACACTAACCTGGGTCTGGCTCTGCACTTTGACCTGGCCCTGTATCTCTGACTGAAGCCGTGCAGTGTCTCTCTGGAGGTTCTCAATCATGCCACTGTAGGAAGCCAAGGTCTGGTTGACCCCGCGCAGTGAGGCAGCGTTGCCTTCCAAAAAATTCTGCAGGGAGACATGGCCATTATGCATGTCATCTCCTGTGATTTGAAGTTCATCCAGCATGTCCCTGTTCCTGGTTGCCCTGACAGCAATGTCATTCAGTTGGTTCTGTAATGCCTCAAGATCTGACTTAAAAGTCTTGATTTCAGTGGTGGCATTTATGGACTTTTCTCCTGCCTGATTATCTGAAAAGataccaaaaataaaatgtcgGAGTCAGATGCATCTCAGTAATCTAGAGGATtggggaaaaaatcataataagtTAAAAATCTAATCTCGTGATAGTGAGACGACTTACCTAGTTTCTTTAAGTCAGACTCCGAAGCATTGATCTTGCTTCCATAATTCTGCATCCCCTGTGTGACATTGTCCATTTTCTGGACCACTGAAAGAAATAGGGAAAGCAGagtgtacatttatttttttcattcatagaTATGTATAAAACTCacagaagaaaagcaaaaattCTAAAAGGTTAATAGAATATGATTCCCTTATTGTAAAGTGAAGGGAAACAAACAATCACCACAGATATTAAGACAGGAAGTTGATTTCGTTTGGACTGTGAACCTTTTATTGATGATAATCTTAATAGGGGTCCTTTGGTGCTCATTTGTTCATTATTCCTCACATTCATTCAGTCTTTCTCAGACAGATATTAATGAGCAATTGATTTCACAAGTGGGTCATTGACGTGACGctagtttttttgtttccatgtgttttagtcaaatttaaaggggttaaaatttgaaaataaatgcatgaataccTTGCACACATTATTTGCTTGTGGACCGAGTATACAATTTCTGCTTTtgatccattttgagagaatgtattagaggattatggcaaaaaatgtcCCAGTGGTGTAACCATCAAAACTTGAACCAAAACACTTACTTAAAAATGCTCAAATTCTCTATAAAACACCATGCCAACTAGTTTAGCATAATCTTACATTATCTCtctttcatattaaataaaggttaacggaatacaattgttctgaatattaaatataatttgggtAATTTTGGCTAATTATGTACTTATAGAACTGAACATTTagtaaagaaaatacatttaagactTCTACCATTAGCAGacagtattttaacattgtgaCATTGCTTCTACTTTAGTAACGGATCTGGATACTTCTTTCTCCTTATATAAACAGATCGATCTATATGAAACTTAAGCTGCAGAGAATGTACTCAGTCATTTTGAACACCAGAGGGTGCTAATGTACTCATACATATCCAGTGAATGACTGGAAACTTGAACAGAAATTCTGAACTCTGAACACTGAAAAGGATGAGGGGtttcttatgttttttcttttcttttttttcttttttgcttctgAATCCGTTGATCGACACAAATCTCAATTTTCAGAGTACATTCCCAAATTCCACTTCATGAGTACAAACAATGTCAAACTCATAATGAATAGCACACTTGaactctctatctctctcctgcTCACATCTGCAGCTAGAGTCCATCTCATCTCCTGtatgatttgtttttctgtcgGTATGTGGGCGTCTAAACTGACAAAAAATGCACTGGAAAGCATCCTAAATGTTCACTGTTATCATTCCAGAAGTGACAAAAACATAGAACAATAACATGCACTTggaacaaacataaacacattatggGCCCTGTTTTTAAAGAGCTGTTGGTCAACTGCTGGGAGCAAGAATATGCAGCTTGAGTTTATTcacccctcttcttctcttctctctgaaaTGCAAATTTCAATATCTTTTTTTGAGGACAGAGAAAGACTACATATTCTTAATTTGTTGCACATGACATGTCATTTAGTAATTTAGGATGTTTAAATTGCTACAGCATTGTGTAATagtgacaaaaatgttaaacaacAGCAGAACAGAAATTATTGCCACACCATCTTTCCTCCCTGATCCCCAACATACAACATACCTTCTTCTCTGTTAATCTTTACACGTCACTGTGACCCAATATATGAGCCATAAATAGGCAGTTACCCAATGTGAGGCCCAGTAGATTAATACTGATCAATGCTGCAGGAACAGGAAAAAGCTGTGCAAAAAAGTGCTTGCATAGTTGTAAACATGCCAGCACCTCTGAGCTACTGTAAATACATGGCTtcaaccttttattttttattttattgtatgtatgttgtgTATAGGGTgtagaagggaaaaaaacacaacacattggTTTCTTGTTCAAACAAACTATTTTTGACACTTGCAGCCATTTGTGAGTTAACTTGTGGTTCATGAGACAACAAATTACTACCAAGCCATAAAATCTCCTTTGGGATGTTAAGCCAGAGTAGTCACTGCATGGTCATCTGGTAGACATTAGACCCAAACCATCAAAATCACATGAGCTCCATGCTAACACAGACCCAAAACTGGAAAACCAATACAAACCTGACAGCAAACTCAATCCTAGATCTTCATTTGAAGACTGTGTTTTGAATTGTCATTTTCCATTGGGCAAATTTGCTTTCGGCCCTCTGGTTGAGATAAATGGTTCGTCTAGTTAGGgtgtcagacagacagggacTCAATAATATTTTGCCAGGTTTTTTCTATGATTGATCTGAGCCTCAAAATATTAAGATTGGACAATAGACAAAGTGACTTCCATATTGATAGCCCCTGAGATAAGTGgaatttctgtctgtttctactTAACATCGATGCCCTGGTTTAAACAGTAAAGAGAGACTGCAAAAGTGGGTTGCAATAAGGACACTGTTGCACAACACATGTGTTTCCTATTTTGTGCTCCGGTTAATCTCCAGAAGATATAGGACTCAGTGGAGAGTGAACAAGGGATTTTATCAAGGGAGACTCTTCAAGTGGTTAAAATCTAAGGCTGGATTCCCTGGCTTGGTTAGGTTTAGTTTTCCATTTGGTTGCCAGTGATACAATTCAACTCACATcacaaaagaaagagacagagaaactgCAAGTAAAGGGGCAGAGGGTGAAAAAgtacagaggaaaacaaaatttaaatattGCTATTGCGATATTTCAACTATGATGGATTAAAGGGTCTAttgacattaaattattttctttaaaatgggACAGAATACAATATAATGGCATGGACTGATATAAGactttattatataattattaggCTTTAAATATGCACAATGTCTTACTGCCTTTTTTTAACAACCTGTGGATGCTAGTAACTTGTTAAAAGTTTGGTGttgttctatatttttcttattgtcaacaaaacCTCTAAAAAGCCCTAaaccaacaattattttatCCTATTAAGAGCTGCCTGGGTAGCCAAACACTGATGTAGCTCATGCCTCTTtgccatagacctccattgttatccaaaaatgattaaaaacacgtgaatgagccacactgttgcactgtaggacatttttcttaattaacataaacatgggcactgtagtttatttttgaGCCAATCCCACAAACACCATTCCACTGCCGTAAATAATCACTTGCATTCCAAATATGTActaatctgcagctgaaaatagtccctgcAAAAAAACTATAGTGcacagctgttttaggaaatgacAAGGcctaaaaaaatttttttaaaaactttaaatttgttttaaagatCAAGTGGGCTGGAATGAGATAGGCtagaaaagtcataaaatattgAGAGACAGAATCAGAATAATGCTTGCTTTACTCATTATGACCGTACTGTGTTATTTGAGCACTTAGATCTGTGTAACAGCAgtaaaaatctgttaaaatatACTATGGGAGTCAAAGTTTGACATAGAAGCATCTAAAAATTACGGCATGCACCACTTATTTTGTACAAGAAACAATATTTCAATTCTGTTTTGACTTACCTTTGAACCCAAGGACAGCCACTGCTATGGTGAGCAGGGCACAGAGCACATAGAGCAGTGCAATAGCTGCCCTCAATGCccagtcatttttacactttgtgcACTCCGTACCCTCCTGGATTCCTGCAACACAAAAAGAAATTTGTGTCAAAAATCAGTAAACTGGATGTAGTAAGTCTGCTTCATTCTAATAACACACAATGCAATGTTGACAAGCAGTAGTAACTAAAGTATTGTGCAACTGGAGCGGGAACTTAATAAAAGTAAGccacatttttcattcaaaaattAAGTCACAtgggatgtttgttttttttttcatttcataactTAGTTTAGTTCTGCATTTCTAAAGTGGGACACTCTGTG
This genomic interval from Scomber scombrus chromosome 11, fScoSco1.1, whole genome shotgun sequence contains the following:
- the colec12 gene encoding collectin-12, which gives rise to MKDDFADEEEVQSFGYKRFGIQEGTECTKCKNDWALRAAIALLYVLCALLTIAVAVLGFKVVQKMDNVTQGMQNYGSKINASESDLKKLDNQAGEKSINATTEIKTFKSDLEALQNQLNDIAVRATRNRDMLDELQITGDDMHNGHVSLQNFLEGNAASLRGVNQTLASYSGMIENLQRDTARLQSEIQGQVKVQSQTQVSVSALNITQSQQRNILSTLQKTVEDTGQTVQKLKNDYQGLQQAARQNRADTEWLKEKVQNLQVLAANNSALARSNGEALDDLGAQLSTLASQIQNTSTLTEGHDQNLRELMDHQRDHDNTTSSKFDEMETRLDRHENDMDRVTGNVSFASQLLGAISADLNGLRSCAETVMRHTDLLAGLNESVTYAKADSQRLRAQQDELVARLDKEVGSMSQVMEEMKLVDSRHSQLITNFTILQGPPGPRGPRGDRGPQGPVGTAGQKGDKGDKGMPGLVGPKGEKGATGPSGATGPKGAAGPRGLPGAKGSRGSGGRPGNPGDKGDPGAPGLPGRDGQSGMQGPPGPQGPSGQKGPTGIEGPRGSVGPIGPPGPPGLPGLPAPPPPPISKPPQPTQAPKPPQPSKPAEEPQGSISRQVQIPVATTQSPGCPPEFRKFGSSCYYFSSGAQRLNFDEANQFCTNTSSHMLIINDNEEQQFVRNAIAGNGYFWLGLTDRETENIWKWVDGTLPVFKKWKLGQPDNWTHGHEDGEDCAGLIHDANWNDFYCTDRIGFICERPSDLEVPVL